A portion of the Calliphora vicina chromosome 5, idCalVici1.1, whole genome shotgun sequence genome contains these proteins:
- the LOC135959877 gene encoding alpha-ketoglutarate dehydrogenase component 4 — translation MVFRTLIAQVGAKRVPLIKFRKGGYETSAVTGSTGTNQASYYVHPSSVVKENNSNAIEDWELPPRFARKPISPEEMEYINRGGPA, via the exons ATGGTATTTCGTACATTAATTGCTCAAGTTGGAGCTAAACGGGTTCCATTAATTAAATTCCGTAAAGGCGGTTATGAGACGAGTGCCGTCACAGGCTCAACTGGAACAAATCAGGCGAGTTATTATGTTCATCCAAGTTCAGTGGTCAAAGAAAAT AATTCTAACGCTATTGAGGATTGGGAATTGCCTCCGCGTTTTGCCAGAAAGCCTATTAGTCCCGAAGAAATGGAATATATAAACCGTGGTGGTCCCGCTTAA